Proteins encoded by one window of Arachis hypogaea cultivar Tifrunner chromosome 1, arahy.Tifrunner.gnm2.J5K5, whole genome shotgun sequence:
- the LOC112802760 gene encoding F-box/kelch-repeat protein At3g23880 has protein sequence MTTRMKHLECEDNLPRDLIREILLRLPVRLLLQLKIVCRSWNSLISSPEFANHQLQRSMLTQPPPLLCWKVPKRAGDVMHCSSQSLILDRQHQPTTFGSHPADGKVIWGSCNGLLCLLQGYPFDTLTLLNPSTRSVSPSVPFECSHKCGKLVFFGFGYDILHDQYKFVMGCRGSSLITDSKVRSGAIVFTFGANPFWKTVDHPVFPYDIHGTSNGIFVSGTLNWIVYDPTISTSYEFEWFLLTFDLETELFGRLRLPVTRSRYDLSEMPPLQLHNNCLSVCYPTPHKPIICTLWIMKEHGVESSWTKLLAIPFDVGISPYVSVASLYISQDHNLLALNQSDGNFFVYNLRQNQLVSRVPYEHFGACIFLCQESLVSPSHYCGLKTIQV, from the coding sequence ATGACTACGAGAATGAAACACCTTGAATGCGAAGATAATCTTCCAAGAGATTTGATTAGAGAAATCTTGCTGAGGCTTCCAGTGAGGCTTCTCCTGCAACTGAAGATCGTATGCCGGTCATGGAACTCCCTAATCTCCAGCCCTGAATTCGCCAACCACCAACTTCAACGCTCAATGCTAACTCAGCCGCCGCCATTGCTGTGTTGGAAGGTACCGAAACGGGCGGGCGACGTCATGCATTGCTCTTCACAATCTCTTATTCTTGATCGCCAGCATCAGCCAACTACATTCGGTTCACATCCGGCTGATGGAAAAGTCATCTGGGGATCTTGTAACGGATTGCTCTGCTTGCTCCAAGGTTATCCCTTTGACACTCTTACTCTTTTGAATCCCAGTACCCGTTCGGTATCCCCATCCGTTCCATTCGAGTGCTCCCACAAGTGCGGGAAGCTTGTTTTTTTTGGCTTTGGCTATGATATTCTACATGACCAGTACAAGTTTGTTATGGGTTGTCGTGGCTCATCTCTTATAACTGATTCCAAGGTGAGATCTGGGGCTATAGTTTTCACTTTTGGTGCAAATCCTTTTTGGAAAACTGTTGATCATCCGGTGTTTCCGTATGATATTCATGGCACAAGTAATGGAATATTTGTGAGCGGCACTCTCAATTGGATTGTGTATGATCCTACTATTAGTAcatcttatgaatttgagtgGTTCCTTCTTACCTTCGACTTGGAAACGGAGTTGTTTGGTCGATTGCGTCTGCCTGTTACTAGATCGCGCTATGACTTATCCGAAATGCCTCCCTTGCAACTCCACAATAACTGTCTTTCTGTTTGTTATCCCACTCCGCATAAGCCAATTATTTGCACTCTCTGGATAATGAAGGAGCATGGAGTTGAATCGTCTTGGACTAAATTGCTGGCAATCCCATTCGATGTTGGAATCTCGCCATATGTTTCGGTAGCATCCCTCTATATCTCACAAGATCATAATCTTTTGGCACTAAATCAATCTGATGGCAATTTTTTTGTGTATAATTTACGTCAAAACCAATTAGTTTCTCGTGTGCCTTACGAACATTTTGGGGCATGTATATTCCTTTGCCAGGAGAGCTTGGTCTCACCATCACATTATTG